The Clostridium sporogenes genome contains a region encoding:
- a CDS encoding GntR family transcriptional regulator, with protein sequence MIMNFNEDIPIYQQIANSIEDGILKGIYEEESQIPSTTEISVTYKINPATVGKGFNLLVSEEIIYKKRGVGMFVSSGAKEKLKQKRKHKFFDSYILTLINEAKRLGITIDEIMDMIKGGYSNE encoded by the coding sequence ATAATAATGAATTTTAATGAGGATATTCCTATATATCAGCAAATAGCTAATTCCATTGAAGATGGAATATTAAAAGGCATTTATGAAGAAGAAAGCCAAATTCCATCAACAACAGAGATCTCGGTAACCTATAAGATAAATCCAGCTACAGTGGGTAAAGGATTCAATTTGTTAGTTAGTGAAGAAATAATTTATAAGAAAAGAGGGGTAGGTATGTTTGTTTCTAGTGGTGCAAAGGAAAAGTTAAAACAAAAAAGAAAGCATAAATTTTTCGATAGCTATATTTTAACTCTTATAAATGAAGCTAAAAGACTAGGAATAACTATAGATGAAATAATGGATATGATAAAAGGGGGTTATAGCAATGAGTAA
- a CDS encoding ATP-binding cassette domain-containing protein gives MSNIVIKNVTKSYQGKEVVSNISLNIEEGKIYGLLGRNGAGKTTLLHLITNRAILDSGKILIDGEDIYENDKALSKIYFMEEKNFFPESMKIVDVFKWTKEFYEDFDMEYAIKLSELFKLNIKKKVKNLSTGYKSISKIIATLASGAEILIFDEPILGLDANHREFFYKELLKFYNDGQKTIIISTHIIEEISHILEKVVILREGKIIENNSVEDMLNLAYAVSGNNEAVDKYITSKNTIDIETLGSYKKATILQERTKEDLDNIKKLELEISTVELQKLFIYLTNMGE, from the coding sequence ATGAGTAATATAGTAATAAAAAATGTTACTAAATCATATCAAGGGAAAGAAGTGGTATCAAATATTTCGCTTAATATAGAAGAGGGAAAAATATATGGACTTCTTGGAAGGAACGGAGCAGGGAAAACAACTCTTTTGCATCTTATAACCAATAGAGCTATTTTAGATAGTGGAAAAATCTTAATAGATGGTGAGGATATTTATGAAAATGACAAGGCTTTATCTAAGATTTATTTTATGGAAGAAAAAAATTTTTTCCCTGAATCAATGAAAATAGTAGATGTTTTTAAATGGACAAAAGAGTTTTATGAAGATTTTGATATGGAATATGCTATAAAGCTTAGTGAGCTTTTTAAATTAAATATAAAGAAAAAAGTAAAAAACTTATCAACAGGATATAAATCAATAAGTAAAATTATTGCTACCTTAGCCTCAGGTGCAGAAATTTTAATTTTTGATGAACCTATTTTAGGATTGGATGCTAATCACAGAGAATTTTTTTATAAAGAGCTATTAAAGTTTTATAATGATGGGCAAAAAACAATTATAATATCTACTCATATAATAGAGGAGATTTCTCACATTTTGGAAAAAGTAGTTATATTAAGAGAAGGTAAAATAATAGAAAATAATTCTGTTGAAGACATGCTTAATTTAGCTTATGCAGTTTCAGGTAACAATGAAGCTGTAGATAAATATATAACATCTAAAAATACAATAGATATAGAAACTTTAGGTTCATATAAAAAAGCTACAATTTTACAAGAAAGAACTAAAGAAGATTTAGATAATATAAAGAAACTGGAATTAGAAATTAGCACAGTAGAACTTCAAAAATTGTTTATATATTTAACAAATATGGGGGAGTAA
- a CDS encoding type II CAAX prenyl endopeptidase Rce1 family protein: protein MLCSILLPIVVSGILLCTSGKLVKNNMEVVRAIFSVGIIFSLIVYESGSIWSSAIVHGIWNVIIIGEILNINILYNQHAIFSYKLLSKSFILTGGAFGVESSIVAVLGYITVIIFTLFSMKRKFKNT, encoded by the coding sequence ATCTTATGTTCAATTTTATTGCCTATTGTAGTTTCTGGAATATTATTATGTACTTCGGGTAAATTAGTAAAAAATAATATGGAAGTGGTACGTGCTATTTTCAGTGTTGGCATTATCTTTTCATTAATTGTATATGAAAGTGGCTCAATTTGGTCTAGTGCTATTGTTCATGGAATTTGGAATGTGATTATCATAGGTGAGATATTAAATATTAATATTTTATATAATCAGCATGCCATTTTCTCATATAAGTTATTATCAAAATCATTTATTTTAACGGGAGGAGCATTTGGAGTAGAATCATCAATAGTTGCAGTATTGGGATACATAACGGTTATAATTTTTACATTATTTTCAATGAAGAGAAAATTTAAGAATACATAA
- a CDS encoding GNAT family N-acetyltransferase — translation MSFKIKKFNELSVEEIYEILKIRNEVFIVEQECPYEDCDDKDKNAYHLFYMKEGKVISYLRILEKGLSYDEISIGRVLVNKDYRGKGLARKSILKAIDFIQNNLKENAIRISAQHYLIDFYKSFGFKSESEVYLEDNIPHIEMLYKNDISI, via the coding sequence ATGAGTTTCAAAATAAAAAAGTTTAATGAATTGAGCGTAGAAGAAATATATGAAATACTAAAAATAAGAAATGAAGTTTTTATTGTAGAACAGGAATGCCCTTATGAAGATTGTGATGATAAAGATAAAAATGCATATCATTTATTTTATATGAAAGAAGGAAAAGTTATTTCTTATTTAAGAATATTAGAAAAAGGCTTATCTTATGATGAAATATCTATAGGAAGAGTTTTGGTAAATAAGGATTATCGTGGTAAAGGTTTGGCAAGAAAGTCTATTTTAAAAGCAATAGATTTTATACAAAATAATTTAAAAGAAAATGCTATAAGAATTTCAGCACAACATTATTTAATAGATTTTTATAAAAGTTTTGGATTTAAATCAGAATCAGAAGTTTATTTAGAGGATAATATTCCACATATAGAGATGTTATATAAAAATGATATATCTATATAG
- the csxC gene encoding exosporium protein CsxC has product MMSMDEMRGNYDSNSYKSGNYDCHKDCGKVIESKTLPLCDGTDITPETVAPPVVAKIPVVIAEQEIQVDVEARMKLKEKYYEIKRIRKDVFLTQCELLPRAGVIEDGVPVTGKLFISGYVKKNIEYATADCVKHDAVSGDIKHTTEKIPFNCVTEVTYITPPIVSNRGIQRRTDLYCDEGLCDCSCREEKLGKLNCQEYLEDVVTYVEKPYCELMGARIFETDIQRKPCYEDGVKVYDELLEKMVVYVRVKVLQLQQVAIDNGAGGLGCRSKEH; this is encoded by the coding sequence ATGATGTCAATGGATGAAATGAGAGGTAATTACGATTCAAATTCATATAAATCAGGTAACTATGATTGTCATAAGGATTGTGGTAAGGTAATAGAAAGTAAAACTTTACCATTATGTGATGGAACTGATATAACACCAGAAACAGTAGCACCACCAGTAGTAGCTAAAATACCAGTAGTAATTGCAGAGCAAGAAATACAAGTAGATGTAGAAGCTAGAATGAAGCTAAAAGAAAAATATTATGAAATAAAAAGAATAAGAAAAGACGTATTTTTAACTCAATGTGAATTGTTACCAAGAGCAGGCGTTATAGAAGATGGCGTTCCAGTAACAGGAAAATTATTTATAAGTGGATACGTTAAGAAAAATATAGAATATGCTACTGCAGACTGTGTAAAACATGATGCAGTAAGTGGTGATATAAAACACACTACAGAAAAAATACCATTTAATTGTGTAACAGAAGTGACTTATATAACTCCTCCAATAGTATCCAATAGAGGAATTCAAAGAAGAACAGATTTATACTGCGATGAAGGCTTATGTGATTGTAGCTGCAGAGAAGAAAAATTAGGTAAACTTAATTGTCAAGAATATTTAGAAGATGTAGTAACCTATGTAGAAAAACCATATTGCGAACTAATGGGAGCTAGAATATTTGAAACAGATATACAAAGGAAACCTTGTTATGAAGACGGAGTAAAAGTTTATGATGAGTTACTAGAGAAAATGGTAGTTTACGTTAGAGTAAAAGTTCTACAATTACAACAAGTGGCTATAGATAACGGAGCTGGTGGCTTGGGATGTAGATCAAAGGAACACTAG